One window from the genome of Camelus bactrianus isolate YW-2024 breed Bactrian camel chromosome 4, ASM4877302v1, whole genome shotgun sequence encodes:
- the USP20 gene encoding ubiquitin carboxyl-terminal hydrolase 20: protein MGDSREICPHLDSIGEVTKEDLLLKSKGTCQSCGVAGPNLWACLQVACPYVGCGESYADHSTIHAQVKKHNLTVNLTTFRVWCYACEKEVFLEQRLAAHPPGPPPKFSEQDSPPPSHPLKAVPIAVADEGESESEDDDLKPRGLTGMKNLGNSCYMNAALQALSNCPPLTQFFLECGGLVRTDKKPALCKSYQKLVSEVWHRKRPSYVVPTSLSHGIKLVNPMFRGYAQQDTQEFLRCLMDQLHEELKEPVVAAMALTEARDSDSSDTDEKREGDRSPSEDEFLSCDSSSDRGDGEAQGRGGGGSQAEAELLMSEEAGRAISEKERMKDRKFSWGQQRTNSEQVDEDADVDTAMAALDQLTPETQPPSPRSASPCRTPEPDNEAHMRSASRPCSPVHHHEGHAKLPSSPPRASPVRMGPSYVLKKAQVPSASSRRRKEQRYRSVISDIFDGSILSLVQCLTCDRVSTTVETFQDLSLPIPGKEDLAKLHSAIYQNVPAKPGTCGDTYAAQGWLAFIVEYIRRFVVSCTPSWFWGPVVTLEDCLAAFFAADELKGDNMYSCERCKKLRNGVKYCKVLRLPEILCIHLKRFRHEVMYSFKISSHVSFPLEGLDLRPFLAKECTSQITTYDLLSVICHHGTAGSGHYIAYCQNVINGQWYEFDDQYVTEVHETVVQNAEAYVLFYRKSSEEAMRERQQVVSLAAMREPSLLRFYVSREWLNKFNTFAEPGPITNHTFLCAHGGIPPNKYHYIDDLVVILPQNVWEHLYNRFGGGPAVNHLYVCSICQVEIEALAKRRRIEIDTFIKLNKAFQAEESPSVIYCISMQWFREWEAFVKGKDNEPPGPIDNSRIAQVKGSGHIQLKPGADYGQISEETWVYLNSLYGGGPEIAIRQSVAQPQDSESLHGEQKIEAETRAV from the exons GGCACCTGTCAATCATGTGGCGTTGCTGGACCGAACCTGTGGGCCTGCCTCCAG gtCGCCTGCCCCTACGTTGGCTGCGGAGAATCCTACGCTGACCACAGCACCATTCACGCGCAG GTGAAAAAGCACAACCTGACAGTGAACCTGACCACGTTCCGGGTGTGGTGTTACGCCTGTGAGAAGGAGGTGTTCCTGGAGCAACGGCTGGCGGCCCATCCCCCTGGCCCCCCACCTAAGTTCTCGGAGCAG GACTCTCCACCGCCCTCCCACCCTCTGAAAGCCGTCCCTATCGCTGTGGCTGATGAAGGAGAGTCTGAGTCAGAGGACGATGACCTCAAACCTCGAG GCCTCACGGGCATGAAGAACCTGGGCAACTCATGCTACATGAACGCGGCCCTGCAGGCCCTGTCCAACTG ccctccaCTGACCCAGTTCTTCTTGGAGTGTGGAGGCCTGGTGCGCACAGACAAGAAGCCTGCCCTGTGCAAAAGTTACCAGAAGCTGGTGTCTGAGGTCTGGCACAGGAAGCG CCCAAGCTACGTGGTTCCCACCAGCCTGTCCCACGGGATCAAGTTGGTCAACCCGATGTTTCGAGGCTATGCTCAGCAG GACACCCAGGAGTTCCTGCGCTGCCTCATGGACCAGCTGCACGAGGAGCTCAAGGAGCCGGTTGTGGCGGCCATGGCGCTGACTGAGGCTCGGGACTCGGACTCGAGCGACACAGATGAGAAGCGGGAGGGTGACCGGAGCCCGTCAGAGGACGAGTTCCTGTCCTGCGACTCCAGCAGCGACCGCGGTGACGGGGAGGCGCAGGGCCGCGGCGGGGGCGGCTCGCAGGCTGAGGCGGAGCTGCTGATGTCAGAGGAGGCAGGCCGCGCCATCTCCGAGAAGGAGCGGATGAAGGACCGCAAGTTCTCCTGGGGCCAGCAGCGCACGAACTCGGAGCAGGTGGACGAGGACGCCGACGTGGACACCGCCATGGCCGCCCTGGACCAGCTGACCCCAGAGACGCAGCCCCCGTCACCGCGGTCCGCCAGCCCCTGCCGTACGCCAG agcCGGACAACGAGGCCCACATGCGCAGCGCCTCTCGTCCCTGCAGCCCCGTCCACCACCACGAGGGCCACGCCAAGCTGCCCAGCAGCCCTCCACGCGCGAGCCCCGTGAGGATGGGGCCGTCCTACGTGCTCAAGAAAG CCCAGGTACCGAGCGCCAGCAGCCGCAGGCGGAAGGAGCAGCGCTACCGCAGCGTCATCTCAGACATCTTCGACGGCTCCATCCTCAGCCTCGTGCAGTGTCTCACCTGTGACCGG GTGTCCACCACAGTGGAGACGTTCCAGGACCTTTCGCTGCCCATTCCTGGCAAGGAGGACCTGGCCAAGCTCCACTCGGCCATCTACCAGAACGTGCCGGCCAAGCCAGGCACCTGTGGGGACACCTACGCCGCCCAGGGCTGGCTTGCCTTTATCGTGGAGTATATCCGACG GTTCGTGGTATCCTGTACCCCCAGCTGGTTTTGGGGGCCAGTCGTCACCCTGGAAGACTGCCTCGCTGCCTTCTTTGCTGCTGATGAGCTGAAGG GTGACAACATGTACAGCTGTGAACGGTGTAAAAA GCTGCGGAATGGAGTGAAGTACTGTAAGGTCCTGCGGTTGCCCGAG ATCCTGTGCATTCACCTGAAGCGCTTTCGACATGAGGTGATGTACTCATTCAAGATCAGCAGCCACGTCTCCTTCCCCCTCGAGGGACTTGACCTGCGCCCCTTCCTCGCCAAGGAGTGCACGTCCCAGATCACCACCTACGACCTCCTCTCGGTCATCTGCCACCATGGCACGGCAGGCA GTGGCCACTACATCGCCTACTGCCAGAACGTGATCAACGGGCAGTGGTATGAGTTTGATGACCAGTATGTCACCGAGGTCCACGAGACAGTGGTGCAGAATGCCGAGGCCTACGTGCTCTTCTACAG AAAGAGCAGCGAGGAGGCCATGCGGGAGCGGCAGCAGGTGGTGTCCCTCGCGGCCATGCGGGAGCCCAGCCTGCTGCGGTTCTACGTGTCCCGGGAATGGCTCAACAAGTTCAACACCTTCGCCGAGCCGGGGCCCATCACCAACCACACCTTCCTCTGCGCCCATGGAG GCATCCCACCCAACAAATACCACTACATCGATGACCTGGTGGTGATCCTGCCCCAGAACGTGTGGGAGCACCTCTACAACAG GTTTGGGGGTGGCCCTGCCGTGAACCATCTGTACGTGTGCTCCATCTGTCAGGTGGAGATCGAGGCGCTGGCCAAGCGCAGGCGGATTGAGATCGACACCTTCATTAAG cTGAACAAGGCATTCCAGGCGGAGGAGTCACCCAGCGTCATCTACTGCATCAGCATGCAGTGGTTCCGGGAGTGGGAGGCCTTCGTCAAGGGGAAGGACAATG AGCCCCCCGGGCCCATTGACAACAGCAGGATCGCACAGGTCAAAGGAAGCGGCCACATCCAGCTGAAGCCGG GCGCTGACTACGGGCAGATTTCAGAGGAGACCTGGGTGTACCTGAACAGCCTGTACGGCGGCGGCCCCGAGATCGCCATCCGACAGAGTGTGGCCCAGCCCCAGGACTCAGAGAGCTTACACGGAGAGCAGAAGATCGAAGCCGAGACCCGGGCCGTGTGA